The stretch of DNA TGATGCTGAACGTCTGTTTAAAGTAAAATCCCTTTTTATTCCCATAAAGGCCTAACCAAAGCTTTTTTGTAAGAAGACGgttttcgttgttttttctcacttgctccttgtcaaattgtgacacgctgtcactgtcactggcatttcttgtttgacagtgacagtgCGATATACAATTTCACAAgaagcaagtgagaaaaaacaacgaaaacCGTCTTCTTAACAAAATGTATGGGTATAGCTTAAAAGTCCTTTTAGGATTCAATTACAAACTCACCTCGGAAGTCCATGAGTTCCGGAAAAAATTGCCTTTGCCCCCATTCTCTTCCCGGACTGCCAACGGCGTACAATGAAGCGCATCCTCTCAATGGCCACAACGACAAAAACAATCGCCCTGAAGGATTTTCTGCGTTTCCGCGATACAACTCCCTGCTTAGATTGAATCAAAGCAAGGGCATTTGCTTCTGTTTCCTGATACGATGCCAGGACAATCATCAGGTAGCGCTTTTGGTGCACAAGAGCCTTCCGGAAGCTCTCAACTCTCAGATATTTCCCAAAGAGATGATTTGCCTGAGAAATTGGTGAAGATTTCTGAATTAAAAACTGACTTTTGGGAAGATTCTGCGGGAGACTTCTTACCCTATCCTCCAGGTCATCCCTCGGTAGTCCCGGAACACCCGTCTCAAGGTCCCTTAGGCGCTTCTGCAGTGCCTCCCGTTCAGCCCCAAGCTGCCTTAGCGTTTCAGCCATTTGACGATTCTCCCGGGAATTCTCCGCCAGCAATGCATTCATCTCCTGGAGCTTTCGCAAAAATTGCTCCGGAACATTATTCTCGAGACTCGCCTCGCGCGATAGCACCTCCGCCAGGCGTACCTCCCTCTTTGCCCCACGCTCAATGTCCTCCCGCAGCAGGGCAACCTGCTCAACCAGCTGATCACGCTCCTTCTCCGCCGCACTCAGCCTTACACGCATCTCCTGCAGCTCCAGACTCGTCTGCACCGCATCGAGACGTTCACGTCCCTGTCGTGCCATCCGACGTGCCTCCGTGTCCTCGAGATTGAGAATACGCGCCTCGAGACTCTCAATTTGCTCCTCAGCATGCTCCAGCTTCTCCCGCGCCACATCCAGATCACACTGCAGGGAATCCCTCTCGCGCACAATCCGCTCAATCTCACTGCTCAACTTTGCTCCGTGATCCCGCTGATCGGCTACTTCCCGATTAAATCTCTCCCTCTCCCGCTCCAGGGCGCTCTGCAAATCCTTCACACGATCCCTCTCACGTTCATTCTGTGCCGTAAGAAGCTTTATCTCACACTCCAACCGTGCCACGTGCTCAGCTTCCGCATCGGAGCGTCGTGGCGAATCAGCCGGGGAGGATTTCTGCAAACTCTCCCGGGATTTACTACGTTGCACCACAGTGCTAATCCTCTCCGTTCGTGCACGCGCCTCCTCGAGCATTCGCTCCATTTCCATTTCATTCTGCAACGCTGTCTCCAGGCGCACACGAAGAGCCTCAATTATCTGGGCATCCTCCTGCTGAACTGTAGCTGAATTCTTCTTCTCCCCCTCAAGCAATGCCTCAACTTCACGACATCGTGCCCGGAGCTTCTCAACTTCCTGCCCAATTTGCGCATTTTGTCGCAGAAGCTCATCATTGCGCTTTGCCTCTGCCTCCAGATTCATCCGTAAATCCCTTATTTCACCCTCAATTGATCCACTCTGTCGCAGAAGTTCCTGCACATTGCGCCGATGCTGCTCCAAATCTTCATcggaatttatttcatcactCTCAATGGCACGGAGTATGTTGGAATCCAACTGTGCTGAATAGTTCAATTCCTGCTCCACCTGTGCGGCAATTTCCTCAAGCGAAAACGGCTTGGGGGATGATGAATTCTCACTACGATGCTGCCCACGGTGTTTGTCAACCTCCCCACGGAGTTTCTCCGCATTGGCAAGAGCTTCCTGCAGTTCCAATTTGCATTTCTCATGCTGCAAATTCCGCTCAATGAGCTCCTGGCGCAAACTCTCAATCTCCACTTCGAAAGTCTTCTCAATTCGggcaaaatttattgtttcctTCTCAAGTTTCGTCAGCTGATCCTCCCGGCGTGCCAGGGAAAGTTTCAGCGATTCCACTTCCTGCTCCAGAAGTTCAATTGTTGGCAATCCTTGGGCATCCTTTGTTGCTTTAGCACGGAATTCCTCCAATTTGGCAATTTCCTGCGTTTTCTCCTTCACATCCGCCTCCAATGCTGCGAGTTTCTCCAGCAGGGCTTCATTGTCTCTCTGACAGCGTCGAAGATCCTCCTCAAGGGCTGCCATTGCACCCACACGGAGACGTAGCTCATCGAGTTCCCGCATGAGTTTATCTCTCTCTGCCACCGTTGCTTCGTAGAGCTTTGTCTTAGCCACAAGTTCCACCTGAAGGTGCGTCGTGTCCCCCGTGGACTTCATTGGTGTCTCCGGGACTTTGAATGTCTCCCCAGCCTTGGGCTCTGCGGAATTTGCACTGTCCAGGTGTGAAAAGTTAATCTGTCGCGGCACAGCTGGATGCCGCGGGCTACTCGCACCCTCCTTGTCAATCAGTGTGAACTCATGGAAGGAATTCGGTAGCATCCTATCATCCCTGAGACGTGGTGTTGAAATGTCCGGAAGACTGCGCTTCTGCCCGGATTCCGGAAAGAGTTTTGGAATGGAAAAACTAAAGGGTTCAGCTGTTTTTCTTGCTAGTTCGGGTTTCTCATCATCCGTTATGGACACCACATCACTCAGTGTCCTCCCACTCAGCTTAGCTGCTTCCTCTTCCTCCACCGAACAGTCCTTGACAAATTTCTCCTGATTCCTCAGCAATTCAGCCAATTGCTTCTCCTTCTCATCGAGTAATTCACGCAAATGATCAATTTCCTCATTCTTATCCGCCAGCATTGTTTCCATGAGATCCGGAAGGGCAAGTTTGTTCACCATCTCATTCTTAATCTTCTCCTTCAGCTGCTGATTCTCCTGCATCCTCTCCTGAAGCTCCTGCTCCAACTTCTCAATGCACTTCCCATCAACTGGCTCACGTGCCAGCTCCACTTCCTGCCGCTCAATTACTTCACGACTCTGCTCAAGGTGCCCCTTTAGGGTGACTATTTGCTTATCACGACTCACAAGGGTCTCCCGCAGGCTCGCCACTTCCGTCTGCGCCAGAgaaattcccgccaaaaaattaatttcttcttcttttccgtgaaaagttaattcttttaattttacctGCAAATCATGGACACGAATATTGAGATCAGACGTCCCTTGACGATGAATCTCCTCCGCACGATGCCTCTGCTCATCGAGGCGTGACTGCAGTGATGATATCCTCACCAATTGCTCAGACATTCTCTCCTGCAGGGCATCCCTTTCGTGTTGCAATTCctgcattttcattaaaaattcactcaCACGATTCATCCCAAAAATTAACTCGCCAGCATCCCCCGCGTGTGTTTACCAACAGTAGGAACTACACTGACTAACTCCCAGCATACACACACACGTGAGATCCCCAGCGAGATTTCCCAACTCTCAACcataaacaaataataaagtaaaattttatttttagcccattttttttcttccttcactaTACGCAAGAAGAATCATTTTATACATCACAATTACCCAAACTTTTTGGCTTCAATTGCATCCAAGAGTGGGGGTGTGGTGTGAGTAAAAATCCCAGAAGTGAGTTCCAGGAAATATTTGAGGCATCTGGATTTATTCAATAAGCAATGCACCAGATTTATTAAGCAATTtgtgattaaaaagaatattgaagagttgaaatttcagtttcaatttaaaataagctAATCTGCTGCATAACTGATTTAGACGAATAgatatattataaaataaattttactaattCTCAGTTGAAAGGTGCCTGATGAAGTACTAATTTGGACGTGAAAAATTAGCCAAGACACTTTTTacgattaaaaagaataatttaaatgtttttttttttgtgtcgaATAGAAATATTTCCAGTAGTCCAAATCAAGCTTTTCGTAGATTCGATatcgaatttttcgaacctAAATATTtcgataaagatttttttaatttcaatatttgttATCGAAATgcatattcaattttcaaaatcagaaattgatttttttttaaattttcatcctttttgcgattttttaaataaatatagttAATTCTTTCGatatagaaatttttgaattttcaatattaaaagttttcaaattagATATTTTGACTTCGAAAGTTTGGTGCTTTCAATTTCCtcagtttaaattaaaaaattctctatttatGTGAGTTTCcaacattgaaattttctcatctttaattttcaaaattgctTTTGGAACTTTCAAACGTtataagtttttaattttcaattttctcaaaaaaaaatttagaatctatttatttataaaaattcttaatatcgaaaattttgaaattgtaattttctaaattgaaattatttctataaaaaattgtaataaaaacgaatttttccaatttcgacattatataaattcaattccaaAATCTTGAAACCCTTGAAACTatcgaaattttaaaatttcgaaatgatgaaaattttcaatttcgaATTAtcgaatttttccaattttatagaaattcaattccgaaattctcgaaatttttaatttcgaaatgatgaaaattttcaatttcgaAATTAccgaaatttgaatttttctaataaaaatttccctttttttaattttaaatctttttaaacattcaaattcaacggattccaataaattttaaatcctattttcaattaagaaaaactcctATTTTTCgcatcaaaaatcaatttgattttgcAACATTCTTGTCCTTTTGAGCTTGCTCTTGAGACTCTCATGAGTACGTTTTTCCCACGCACTGACTTGGGCACATTTAGAAATGTGGCAGAATGCCAGGAGAAGAGATTTGTGCTGATGAAATGTTAATGGCTAATGTATCAATATTGTACTCACCGCAAAATTTGCCCTCACTCCGGATATTTGCATTTCCAGGTCATGGATCCTCTTGATGGCCGCCTCCTCGGCGCGACTGTGCTTCGCCAACTTCTCCAAAATCCTCTGCACCTCATCCACGGGCAAGAGGGATGCTGTTGATCGTGGGGAAACATCTTCGGACATGGCAACTGCCACCTGCCCCCGAATGGAAACATCCTCCGATGGACTACTGCAGGATTCCGAAGCAATTCCCGCATGAAGGGACTCAAGGGTTCGCGTTTTACGCTCAAGCGCAACCTCAATATCCCTCAGCTGTGCCGCAAGTTGCTCCAGCGTTGCATTCTGCTCCTGCCCAGCACGTAATTGACGCATTTGCTCCTCAAGCTGCTCCTTACCGTCCACTTCCTCCCTCAAGCCCTCCATTTCGAGCTTTAGCGACTCAGCGGCACTTGTTTGTGTTGCAACGAGAATTTTAAGCTGCTTCACCGTTTCATCAGTCACACGTTCATGCGCCCCTTTAGCCTCCAGCTGCATCTCAAGGTCCGCAATACATTCCCTGTGCTCAAGAATCTTCTCCGTGGCAAGCCTCAGTTCACCCTCAACTCTTTGCTTCTTCTCTTCGCATTCATTCAGCAACATTGACATTTCACGCAGTTGATTCTCAAGGGATTCAACCTGAAAAAATCCCGAAAATGATCACCGTCAGAGACCTTTTGGGGATgcttggaaaattcctttaaggggggtctcttgggcaaattgttggaatttacatatttttaatgttttcatttttcttaagattttcttgaacTTGGTTATCCAATGTTGGTTTGTAGCCTAAtttttgaagagtaagaaaatcacttttcgtcatcttgtaattttcctcaaaacacgaAGGTAggttttctcaggatctactggatggattttgatggggtaaaaagcaaatgaaagaggaagcattagcggagaatgtaccggaacagatttgTGAATTTCGACTCAGACGCTGACAAAAgtcaataagaatatttatcgACATTTCTCAGCTCctgagtggaaattcaaaattctgttccggtacattctccactaatgcttcctcttccatttgctttttaccccatcaaaatccatcgagtagatcctgagaaaaacctacctttgtgttggcatcgcacctaagatggcggaaaatgattttcttactcttcaataagtctttaaatctGACCAACACcgaaaaaccaagtttaagataaattacaacattaaaaatgtgtaaattctaataGATTTTCCAAGAGATCCCCCTTAATTGtctcacacacatacacagcAGAAGCACGCGTCCTTGCTCCTTTCACTTCCTGTTCTTACTCACATCAATGAcgatcacaaaaataaaagttccccaaagaagaaaaaacttaaagcgAACTtcatgcgatttttttttcttgcaaatttcgCCTTTTGCCAAGAAGGAGATCATTTGGTGTTAGAAGCACGCAAAGAATGATCATGAACGtgtgaagaaataaagaaaagaagaatagaGAATGAAAGGATGATGTTCTCACCTCCTTCACAAGACGATCATGCGTTGATCTTTCCTTATCGCGTTCACGCAACTGTCCTGTTAGCTTTTCAATTTCCCGCGTAAATTCATCACGCTCCACTTCACGTTCAGCCGCTTGTTCCTCCAAAAATTGCCTCGTAGCTCGCAATTGTTTGTCTGCTGCATTAATCTGCGCATTCATTGGGATTtgttttttggttttttcattcacaaagtttcatttttttaatgaatttttcttttataatggaaagaaatgtgaattttttgtgtgaataatCATGCAAGCAAAACAAtgccattttattgatttattaatttgttcaaTACAAGCTGAACTTTTTCATCAAAGACACTTTAGATTTTTAGCCGGGACACACACGAAAAATAAGGAATTTGGCTGAAACTATTGCACCACTTttccatataaaaaaatcatcttttttgcttttgaatCACACCTGGTAAGTCTTTGACGAAATAGCATTGTTACATTAGAAAAACGGATAAGAAAATACTAATTTAGCATAGACACACACCATTTTAGTAAAGCCACACAcgcaaaattaatataattccacaaaaaagcattttttccacagaaaaaagaaaaaaatgaagaagttcAACAGAGAGAAAAgcagatgaaagaaaattagggaaaaacaacaaacaataaattacCTTATCAATCAATACCACATCCTCTTGCTTCAATATCACCGTGCCATGTGTCTGCTAGAGAAAAGCAAAACAAAAATGTCTCTCTTTACCCTACAAAGTGCTGGGTTAGAAATGCAGCAAATTCATCTGCTTCGTGATCAATCAACCCCATTAAattctactttaaaaaaaattaaaacttcttGCAGTGAGGTAAAAATATTAGCTGCAAATCACACGATCTAATGGAATCATTGTGCAAGGATACGTAAACGTGCTTCTCAAAACAACcattaaatcctttaaaaaataattttaaaaaaagtgcaaaatttGTCAGAACTTACTTGAGACTGAAGATCATCACGATCACGCTTTTTCTCCTCCTGATGGCGATCCCCTTCGCGACAGAAATCCTCAATAAGCTGCACGAGGATTGATGAATTATCCGCTGTTGCCACATTTGGGGTATTACTAAGGATTTGCTTTGCCTTCTCCTGTAATTCCCCATAAGACAGAATAGGTCTACCCGTTTGATGCATTGACGTACTGGAGCTTGATCCAAAACTGccgaaaagatttttttaaattcaaaaattcactgGACAACAATTTAGCCAAGacacactaaaaaaaattgaatttgtacgTCATCTTGTGATTTTGCGACTTTTCAACAGAACTGCCTTAAAACActaaggtaggtttttctcaggatctactggatagattttgatggggtaaaaagcaaatgaaaaagCAAGGATTAGCGgaaaatgtaccggaacagatttttgaatttcgactcagAAGTTGAGAGAAatcaataagaatatttatctacttttctcagcttctaagtcgaaattcaaaaatctgttccggtacattctccgctaatccttcctctttcatttgctttttactccatcaaaatccatccagtagatccagagaaaaacctacctttgtgttttgaggaaaatcaaaagatggcggaaaatgattttcctactcttcaataataagtctttaaatgtgaccAACACTAGGAAatcatctatttttttaatttcacccTTAAGTTCTTTTCGAATTCAATTAacagtaaataaataaaagttcaaaaacAACGATAATTTTTACTCACCCTTCACTCACTGTCTCGCGGCGACCTTCAAGAGCAGCCACATGATCTTTAGTACTACTGAGTTCCTGTAGGAGGCTGTCATGACGACTAACCACTTCCGCCAATTCTGCAACCAACCCTTTTCTCTCC from Lutzomyia longipalpis isolate SR_M1_2022 chromosome 4, ASM2433408v1 encodes:
- the LOC129795437 gene encoding A-kinase anchor protein 9 isoform X9; the encoded protein is MSGRQEKIEAGKGKLAAYVRRKNRKKDSASSSSDHSGEEISHNSLEMSRSDSDAADGGREARSETKSEVHSEIPSGGIEEDIEEVLTGGSTSAEHGEEVVDLRRRQLFDLDAPGPSRFDVDDELSGGRIAQHFRPESEMDSLDAVLNELDSEKQEDDVILLNDQKVSLKDLRERQESQSAEEPAKSGQMSDDSVEEDKSVGEVLVTHDSIEVSVQEDPLDSLDGEHVENAQEEVERFREKVIEVVTSHRDAAGGKESPPKEAPKEEVQDVVVRPMERCLEYSKEVLEDISEESEHALESLESIEKLKVHTVNRTHENELRKTTSSNSFFSQPIPSTSPELRSLPTSQKDDAVTSSHDEEAMSIEARAKDIWEGGRELPISAIFSRRDSLKECPMSERDSASLVTNSTEYRTLQEEYLHRLQALDIQNVIAERDKMIESLTTSLQQSTEAREDLQSQSDRLVVEVNQLRKQLAETADLLQRSSRPRDLESQRLSEVSIDLVSETDEESERNFPVDRESQERKLDEVRDQANLAVPVSKQIEQFQKYLSADELRIFFMVQKKFDDFLAQEIEKARMRHEAEIKVLADRLDAEKKEKDVEMTQLRQYFERKCSELEKQYSEEIFSQHSHRDDTNSDLSDQDVLPVEPLPMKYKDELYSSPTHRKITPTSVSGSPRKTPESPEATLSTLRMHYERKMAKMTEIHEEKERLLREKLKRFEAKYAEDEFMALLSESSSADSHWPPELILLREKFTAQNKLEITQLQIKHEEEMSRVKSDFERQLNRKKKRNNAYDSNRDLEDIVTERDNLREISGTLRNLLVGLTKYCVVYEEDLNKSFVEQLANVGGTLLDETLQSTDGEDGQVGKRIKFAPDVGGILNLVEDPSLVKFISNARDNEEQATFNLDGFIDSLNTEVEYLLKLSEDLAKARQGVAGKDDSCEEEDGLKSSIKRNKITKTSSLVENLPNGEYRDASETHSLPIFGPIDALRAGEVNLQLHELRNRLVKSEEERKGLVAELAEVVSRHDSLLQELSSTKDHVAALEGRRETVSEGFGSSSSTSMHQTGRPILSYGELQEKAKQILSNTPNVATADNSSILVQLIEDFCREGDRHQEEKKRDRDDLQSQVESLENQLREMSMLLNECEEKKQRVEGELRLATEKILEHRECIADLEMQLEAKGAHERVTDETVKQLKILVATQTSAAESLKLEMEGLREEVDGKEQLEEQMRQLRAGQEQNATLEQLAAQLRDIEVALERKTRTLESLHAGIASESCSSPSEDVSIRGQVAVAMSEDVSPRSTASLLPVDEVQRILEKLAKHSRAEEAAIKRIHDLEMQISGVRANFAELQHERDALQERMSEQLVRISSLQSRLDEQRHRAEEIHRQGTSDLNIRVHDLQTEVASLRETLVSRDKQIVTLKGHLEQSREVIERQEVELAREPVDGKCIEKLEQELQERMQENQQLKEKIKNEMVNKLALPDLMETMLADKNEEIDHLRELLDEKEKQLAELLRNQEKFVKDCSVEEEEAAKLSGRTLSDVVSITDDEKPELARKTAEPFSFSIPKLFPESGQKRSLPDISTPRLRDDRMLPNSFHEFTLIDKEGASSPRHPAVPRQINFSHLDSANSAEPKAGETFKVPETPMKSTGDTTHLQVELVAKTKLYEATVAERDKLMRELDELRLRVGAMAALEEDLRRCQRDNEALLEKLAALEADVKEKTQEIAKLEEFRAKATKDAQGLPTIELLEQEVESLKLSLARREDQLTKLEKETINFARIEKTFEVEIESLRQELIERNLQHEKCKLELQEALANAEKLRGEVDKHRGQHRSENSSSPKPFSLEEIAAQVEQELNYSAQLDSNILRAIESDEINSDEDLEQHRRNVQELLRQSGSIEGEIRDLRMNLEAEAKRNDELLRQNAQIGQEVEKLRARCREVEALLEGEKKNSATVQQEDAQIIEALRVRLETALQNEMEMERMLEEARARTERISTVVQRSKSRESLQKSSPADSPRRSDAEAEHVARLECEIKLLTAQNERERDRVKDLQSALERERERFNREVADQRDHGAKLSSEIERIVRERDSLQCDLDVAREKLEHAEEQIESLEARILNLEDTEARRMARQGRERLDAVQTSLELQEMRVRLSAAEKERDQLVEQVALLREDIERGAKREVRLAEVLSREASLENNVPEQFLRKLQEMNALLAENSRENRQMAETLRQLGAEREALQKRLRDLETGVPGLPRDDLEDRANHLFGKYLRVESFRKALVHQKRYLMIVLASYQETEANALALIQSKQGVVSRKRRKSFRAIVFVVVAIERMRFIVRRWQSGKRMGAKAIFSGTHGLPRRSASAHTNIWSHIAADEQAVLSPRNPQRLLQAPTLVADYLRQHAGPN
- the LOC129795437 gene encoding pericentrin isoform X7; its protein translation is MSGRQEKIEAGKGKLAAYVRRKNRKKDSASSSSDHSGEEISHNSLEMSRSDSDAADGGREARSETKSEVHSEIPSGGIEEDIEEVLTGGSTSAEHGEEVVDLRRRQLFDLDAPGPSRFDVDDELSGGRIAQHFRPESEMDSLDAVLNELDSEKQEDDVILLNDQKVSLKDLRERQESQSAEEPAKSGQMSDDSVEEDKSVGEVLVTHDSIEVSVQEDPLDSLDGEHVENAQEEVERFREKVIEVVTSHRDAAGGKESPPKEAPKEEVQDVVVRPMERCLEYSKEVLEDISEESEHALESLESIEKLKVHTVNRTHENELRKTTSSNSFFSQPIPSTSPELRSLPTSQKDDAVTSSHDEEAMSIEARAKDIWEGGRELPISAIFSRRDSLKECPMSERDSASLVTNSTEYRTLQEEYLHRLQALDIQNVIAERDKMIESLTTSLQQSTEAREDLQSQSDRLVVEVNQLRKQLAETADLLQRSSRPRDLESQRLSEVSIDLVSETDEESERNFPVDRESQERKLDEVRDQANLAVPVSKQIEQFQKYLSADELRIFFMVQKKFDDFLAQEIEKARMRHEAEIKVLADRLDAEKKEKDVEMTQLRQYFERKCSELEKQYSEEIFSQHSHRDDTNSDLSDQDVLPVEPLPMKYKDELYSSPTHRKITPTSVSGSPRKTPESPEATLSTLRMHYERKMAKMTEIHEEKERLLREKLKRFEAKYAEDEFMALLSESSSADSHWPPELILLREKFTAQNKLEITQLQIKHEEEMSRVKSDFERQLNRKKKRNNAYDSNRDLEDIVTERDNLREISGTLRNLLVGLTKYCVVYEEDLNKSFVEQLANVGGTLLDETLQSTDGEDGQVGKRIKFAPDVGGILNLVEDPSLVKFISNARDNEEQATFNLDGFIDSLNTEVEYLLKLSEDLAKARQGVAGKDDSCEEEDGLKSSIKRNKITKTSSLVENLPNGEYRDASETHSLPIFGPIDALRAGEVNLQLHELRNRLVKSEEERKGLVAELAEVVSRHDSLLQELSSTKDHVAALEGRRETVSEGFGSSSSTSMHQTGRPILSYGELQEKAKQILSNTPNVATADNSSILVQLIEDFCREGDRHQEEKKRDRDDLQSQINAADKQLRATRQFLEEQAAEREVERDEFTREIEKLTGQLRERDKERSTHDRLVKEVESLENQLREMSMLLNECEEKKQRVEGELRLATEKILEHRECIADLEMQLEAKGAHERVTDETVKQLKILVATQTSAAESLKLEMEGLREEVDGKEQLEEQMRQLRAGQEQNATLEQLAAQLRDIEVALERKTRTLESLHAGIASESCSSPSEDVSIRGQVAVAMSEDVSPRSTASLLPVDEVQRILEKLAKHSRAEEAAIKRIHDLEMQISGVRANFAELQHERDALQERMSEQLVRISSLQSRLDEQRHRAEEIHRQGTSDLNIRVHDLQTEVASLRETLVSRDKQIVTLKGHLEQSREVIERQEVELAREPVDGKCIEKLEQELQERMQENQQLKEKIKNEMVNKLALPDLMETMLADKNEEIDHLRELLDEKEKQLAELLRNQEKFVKDCSVEEEEAAKLSGRTLSDVVSITDDEKPELARKTAEPFSFSIPKLFPESGQKRSLPDISTPRLRDDRMLPNSFHEFTLIDKEGASSPRHPAVPRQINFSHLDSANSAEPKAGETFKVPETPMKSTGDTTHLQVELVAKTKLYEATVAERDKLMRELDELRLRVGAMAALEEDLRRCQRDNEALLEKLAALEADVKEKTQEIAKLEEFRAKATKDAQGLPTIELLEQEVESLKLSLARREDQLTKLEKETINFARIEKTFEVEIESLRQELIERNLQHEKCKLELQEALANAEKLRGEVDKHRGQHRSENSSSPKPFSLEEIAAQVEQELNYSAQLDSNILRAIESDEINSDEDLEQHRRNVQELLRQSGSIEGEIRDLRMNLEAEAKRNDELLRQNAQIGQEVEKLRARCREVEALLEGEKKNSATVQQEDAQIIEALRVRLETALQNEMEMERMLEEARARTERISTVVQRSKSRESLQKSSPADSPRRSDAEAEHVARLECEIKLLTAQNERERDRVKDLQSALERERERFNREVADQRDHGAKLSSEIERIVRERDSLQCDLDVAREKLEHAEEQIESLEARILNLEDTEARRMARQGRERLDAVQTSLELQEMRVRLSAAEKERDQLVEQVALLREDIERGAKREVRLAEVLSREASLENNVPEQFLRKLQEMNALLAENSRENRQMAETLRQLGAEREALQKRLRDLETGVPGLPRDDLEDRANHLFGKYLRVESFRKALVHQKRYLMIVLASYQETEANALALIQSKQGVVSRKRRKSFRAIVFVVVAIERMRFIVRRWQSGKRMGAKAIFSGTHGLPRRSASAHTNIWSHIAADEQAVLSPRNPQRLLQAPTLVADYLRQHAGPN